The proteins below come from a single Stigmatopora argus isolate UIUO_Sarg chromosome 11, RoL_Sarg_1.0, whole genome shotgun sequence genomic window:
- the tacc2 gene encoding transforming acidic coiled-coil-containing protein 2 isoform X22, producing MAVSTWQALSPLQWARWGWDTLLGGAAGSPDLDPTLGLFRRLSWSPHHENMIMTARELVRQRSSDSDGAFETPESTTPVKGPADLQSHLLTIDGKGQDASEGDPSSNLISDPLAVVFDEDKPIAASGSYNFEKVAPESTSQPLTRSLSLQGGELDTFDLDGSGTQGFRPHSESFSVGTESNSGTLRRLKKVRPGSVKKKPLLRQNSNPEKPSSTSSTPEIIKRAKPQTVTQEVKESSSPILGGSPAGTIKKTRKTRVDSPPPLPEESTHTELVDSLAVSASPTCQKNSNPSPPPATEDLPVPPSGSYKWDPESFEGIDPFKTGGSKIANSPDLGRKDLAFAPISTPSDSSPIPALRVSPHPATIEAPVISPEDHPIPPKRESVRLEFDYSEENSEASHAACPPPKKLGKKPGHKMPLRKPKLGLKKPHQGQAEQLDNHLPSEHNVNEEEKPLSKGSYNFESNKWDDPNFNPFLTKTAVVDSPKASGPSYSFDFDDSVGDRFKSSNQIASSPPKASASFELLSNDDLENDNDRIGDLEDQNQNKPAKKKKAPIKSKSRGASSLCCLFNTFRVKKSPKKSQLSDSSLDADDPASIQPQDDHATDEEKLASSTTHKWGGLHDVDAELNSDQQDFPQPSDLTSFVNERSLQSSVPDYEIEYMEKIGSSPPLSVKKPSLYLKLDSLSNNVPKDTDAHGSEPNSPCTGSFEEMEAQITASMKSPVLSARPGPEGSAGDKGRKRESEVLSRTQSTERDEQLSSQEIPASVLTASLLERLSECDDPVQYLEPDLAETNPNVFAQKLQEELVLAALRIEALQVAKNISQCPSLSNVAPQSRLKKPSTRRWNINGSPLLKQHRDASSTSEISLSKNSLYVRTGPSYIDGDSPHLPKDLDHSLEIAKEEILTKEREVLEWQRKYEDSRQEVQEMRRIVSEYEKTIAQMIEDDQKEKSLSHHTIQQLIVEKDQALADLNSVEKSLADLFRRYQKMKDVLEGFRKNEEVLKKCAQEYLSRVRKEEQRYQALKIHAEEKLDKANSEIAQVRVKSKQEQAAHQASLRKEQMKVDSLERTLEQKNKEIEELTKICDELIAKMGRC from the exons ATGGCGGTGAGTACGTGGCAGGCTCTCTCTCCACTGCAGTGGGCACGCTGGGGCTGGGACACGCTGCTGGGAGGGGCAGCAGGCAGTCCAGACCTGGATCCGACTTTAGGACTGTTCCGGCGTCTCTCCTGGAGCCCCCATCATGAAAACATGATTATGACTGCAAGGGAATTGGTCAGGCAGAG GAGCTCTGACTCTGATGGAGCGTTCGAGACCCCTGAATCGACAACTCCTGTGAAGGGCCCCGCAGATTTGCAAAGTCACCTATTAACTATTGATGGCaaag GTCAAGACGCTTCAGAAGGAGATCCTTCGTCTAACTTGATTTCTGATCCCCTCGCTGTTGTTTTTGATGAGGATAAGCCGATTGCTGCCAGTGGCTCATACAACTTTGAAAAAGTTGCCCCAGAGTCAACAAGTCAACCACTTACTCGTTCCCTCAGCCTCCAGGGAGGAGAACTTGACACTTTTGACTTGGATGGATCTGGAACACAAGGCTTCCGTCCACATTCAGAATCTTTCAGTGTAGGCACCGAAAGCAACTCAGGAACACTCCGCAGGCTTAAGAAAGTCCGCCCTGGATCGGTGAAGAAGAAGCCTCTTCTGAGGCAGAACTCCAACCCAGAGAAACCCAGTTCAACTAGTAGCACCCCGGAGATCATTAAGCGTGCAAAGCCTCAAACTGTGACACAGGAGGTAAAAGAAAGTAGTAGTCCTATTTTAGGGGGAAGTCCTGCAGGAACCATCAAAAAGACCAGAAAAACTCGTGTAGATTCTCCACCTCCACTACCAGAAGAAAGCACTCATACAGAATTAGTCGACAGTCTTGCTGTCTCTGCCTCACCCACGTGCCAGAAGAACAGCAACCCTTCTCCTCCCCCCGCAACAGAAGACCTCCCTGTCCCTCCAAGTGGCTCCTACAAATGGGATCCAGAGAGTTTTGAGGGCATCGACCCTTTCAAGACTGGTGGGAGTAAGATTGCCAACTCACCAGATCTTGGTCGCAAAGACCTAGCATTTGCCCCAATTTCTACCCCGTCAGATAGCTCCCCTATCCCTGCTTTGAGGGTGTCTCCTCATCCAGCTACAATTGAAGCACCGGTTATTAGCCCCGAAGACCATCCCATTCCACCCAAACGCGAGTCTGTGAGACTGGAGTTTGACTACTCGGAAGAGAATAGTGAGGCATCACACGCAGCTTGTCCCCCACCCAAGAAACTAGGCAAGAAACCTGGTCACAAAATGCCTCTGAGAAAGCCAAAACTAGGATTAAAAAAGCCCCATCAGGGGCAGGCGGAGCAACTGGACAACCACCTTCCGTCAGAACACAATGTTAATGAAGAGGAAAAGCCTCTATCCAAAGGTTCTTACAACTTTGAATCAAATAAATGGGACGATCcaaatttcaatccatttttaactAAGACAGCTGTGGTCGACTCTCCCAAAGCATCCGGACCCTCTTACAGTTTTGATTTTGATGATTCCGTAGGGGACCGTTTTAAATCCTCCAACCAGATAGCGTCCTCACCTCCTAAAGCCTCAGCCTCCTTTGAGTTGTTGTCAAATGACGACTTGGAAAATGACAATGACCGTATCGGGGATTTGGAGGATCAAAATCAGAACAAACcagccaaaaaaaagaaagctccTATCAAATC GAAGTCCAGAGGTGCTTCAAGTCTATGTTGTTTGTT TAACACTTTCAGGGTGAAGAAATCACCAAAGAAATCACAGTTGTCCGACAGCTCACTG GATGCCGATGATCCTGCCTCCATTCAACCACAGGACGACCACGCAACGGATGAGGAAAAGTTGGCCTCTTCCACCACTCACAAGTGGGGAGGCTTGCATGATGTGGATGCAGAACTGAACTCTGACCAACAAGATTTCCCTCAGCCGTCAGATCTGACATCATTTGTTAATGAAAGAAGTCTTCAGTCTTCAG TGCCAGATTATGAAATAGAATACATGGAAAAGATTGGCTCTTCACCT CCGCTCTCTGTGAAGAAACCATCCTTATACCTTAAATTGGACTCGTTATCCAACAACGTACCAAAGGATACAGATGCACATGGATCTGAACCCAACTCCCCATGTACAGG GAGCTTTGAGGAAATGGAAGCTCAGATAACAGCCAGTATGAAGTCCCCAGTCCTAAGTGCCAGGCCTGGTCCTGAGGGATCTGCTGGAGATAAAGGCAGGAAAAGAGAAAGCGAAGTGCTCAGTCGAACCCAAAGCACGGAGAGGGATGAGCAG CTCAGTAGCCAAGAGATCCCTGCTTCCGTCCTGACCGCGTCACTGTTAGAAAGACTGTCTGAGTGTGACGATCCTGTGCAGTACCTGGAGCCTGACCTCGCTGAGACCAACCCTAATGTGTTCGCCCAAAAACTACAG GAGGAGCTGGTGCTTGCTGCTTTGAGGATAGAAGCTCTGCAAGTAGCCAAAAACATCTCTCAGTGCCCCTCTCTCTCCAATGTAGCCCCCCAG TCGCGCCTTAAGAAACCCAGCACACGACGGTGGAACATCAACGGTTCACCCTTACTGAAA CAGCACAGAGATGCTTCTTCAACGTCAGAGATTTCGCTCTCCAAGAACTCGCTGTATGTCCGGACCGGTCCCAGCTATATTGACGGAGATAGTCCACATCTTCCTAAAGACCTTGACCACTCGTTGGAAATCGCCAAAGAGGAG ATTCTGACAAAAGAAAGGGAGGTGCTGGAGTGGCAGAGGAAATATGAAGACAGCCGACAGGAAGTTCAAGAAATGAG GAGAATCGTTTCTGAGTATGAGAAGACTATTGCGCAGATGATAG AAGATGACCAGAAAGAGAAGTCTCTTTCCCACCACACCATTCAACAGCTGATTGTGGAAAAGGACCAGGCCTTAGCCGACCTCAATTCTGTGGAAAAGTCACTGGCCGACCTCTTTCGACGCTACCAGAAGATGAAAGATGTGCTTGAGGGCTTCCGCAAG AATGAAGAGGTTTTGAAGAAATGCGCTCAAGAATATCTGTCTCGGGTCCGTAAAGAGGAACAGCGATACCAAGCTTTGAAAATTCATGCAGAGGAGAAGCTAGACAA GGCTAATTCGGAAATAGCTCAGGTGAGGGTCAAGTCCAAGCAGGAGCAGGCAGCCCACCAAGCCAGTCTGAGGAAGGAGCAGATGAAAGTGGATTCTCTGGAGCGCACTTTGGAACAAAAG AACAAAGAGATCGAGGAGTTAACGAAGATCTGCGATGAGTTAATAGCCAAAATGGGCAGGTGTTAG
- the tacc2 gene encoding transforming acidic coiled-coil-containing protein 2 isoform X23, translated as MGANESMEQGQTSCPTQEHMSSDSDGAFETPESTTPVKGPADLQSHLLTIDGKGQDASEGDPSSNLISDPLAVVFDEDKPIAASGSYNFEKVAPESTSQPLTRSLSLQGGELDTFDLDGSGTQGFRPHSESFSVGTESNSGTLRRLKKVRPGSVKKKPLLRQNSNPEKPSSTSSTPEIIKRAKPQTVTQEVKESSSPILGGSPAGTIKKTRKTRVDSPPPLPEESTHTELVDSLAVSASPTCQKNSNPSPPPATEDLPVPPSGSYKWDPESFEGIDPFKTGGSKIANSPDLGRKDLAFAPISTPSDSSPIPALRVSPHPATIEAPVISPEDHPIPPKRESVRLEFDYSEENSEASHAACPPPKKLGKKPGHKMPLRKPKLGLKKPHQGQAEQLDNHLPSEHNVNEEEKPLSKGSYNFESNKWDDPNFNPFLTKTAVVDSPKASGPSYSFDFDDSVGDRFKSSNQIASSPPKASASFELLSNDDLENDNDRIGDLEDQNQNKPAKKKKAPIKSKSRGASSLCCLFNTFRVKKSPKKSQLSDSSLDADDPASIQPQDDHATDEEKLASSTTHKWGGLHDVDAELNSDQQDFPQPSDLTSFVNERSLQSSVPDYEIEYMEKIGSSPPLSVKKPSLYLKLDSLSNNVPKDTDAHGSEPNSPCTGSFEEMEAQITASMKSPVLSARPGPEGSAGDKGRKRESEVLSRTQSTERDEQLSSQEIPASVLTASLLERLSECDDPVQYLEPDLAETNPNVFAQKLQEELVLAALRIEALQVAKNISQCPSLSNVAPQSRLKKPSTRRWNINGSPLLKQHRDASSTSEISLSKNSLYVRTGPSYIDGDSPHLPKDLDHSLEIAKEEILTKEREVLEWQRKYEDSRQEVQEMRRIVSEYEKTIAQMIEDDQKEKSLSHHTIQQLIVEKDQALADLNSVEKSLADLFRRYQKMKDVLEGFRKNEEVLKKCAQEYLSRVRKEEQRYQALKIHAEEKLDKANSEIAQVRVKSKQEQAAHQASLRKEQMKVDSLERTLEQKNKEIEELTKICDELIAKMGRC; from the exons GAGCTCTGACTCTGATGGAGCGTTCGAGACCCCTGAATCGACAACTCCTGTGAAGGGCCCCGCAGATTTGCAAAGTCACCTATTAACTATTGATGGCaaag GTCAAGACGCTTCAGAAGGAGATCCTTCGTCTAACTTGATTTCTGATCCCCTCGCTGTTGTTTTTGATGAGGATAAGCCGATTGCTGCCAGTGGCTCATACAACTTTGAAAAAGTTGCCCCAGAGTCAACAAGTCAACCACTTACTCGTTCCCTCAGCCTCCAGGGAGGAGAACTTGACACTTTTGACTTGGATGGATCTGGAACACAAGGCTTCCGTCCACATTCAGAATCTTTCAGTGTAGGCACCGAAAGCAACTCAGGAACACTCCGCAGGCTTAAGAAAGTCCGCCCTGGATCGGTGAAGAAGAAGCCTCTTCTGAGGCAGAACTCCAACCCAGAGAAACCCAGTTCAACTAGTAGCACCCCGGAGATCATTAAGCGTGCAAAGCCTCAAACTGTGACACAGGAGGTAAAAGAAAGTAGTAGTCCTATTTTAGGGGGAAGTCCTGCAGGAACCATCAAAAAGACCAGAAAAACTCGTGTAGATTCTCCACCTCCACTACCAGAAGAAAGCACTCATACAGAATTAGTCGACAGTCTTGCTGTCTCTGCCTCACCCACGTGCCAGAAGAACAGCAACCCTTCTCCTCCCCCCGCAACAGAAGACCTCCCTGTCCCTCCAAGTGGCTCCTACAAATGGGATCCAGAGAGTTTTGAGGGCATCGACCCTTTCAAGACTGGTGGGAGTAAGATTGCCAACTCACCAGATCTTGGTCGCAAAGACCTAGCATTTGCCCCAATTTCTACCCCGTCAGATAGCTCCCCTATCCCTGCTTTGAGGGTGTCTCCTCATCCAGCTACAATTGAAGCACCGGTTATTAGCCCCGAAGACCATCCCATTCCACCCAAACGCGAGTCTGTGAGACTGGAGTTTGACTACTCGGAAGAGAATAGTGAGGCATCACACGCAGCTTGTCCCCCACCCAAGAAACTAGGCAAGAAACCTGGTCACAAAATGCCTCTGAGAAAGCCAAAACTAGGATTAAAAAAGCCCCATCAGGGGCAGGCGGAGCAACTGGACAACCACCTTCCGTCAGAACACAATGTTAATGAAGAGGAAAAGCCTCTATCCAAAGGTTCTTACAACTTTGAATCAAATAAATGGGACGATCcaaatttcaatccatttttaactAAGACAGCTGTGGTCGACTCTCCCAAAGCATCCGGACCCTCTTACAGTTTTGATTTTGATGATTCCGTAGGGGACCGTTTTAAATCCTCCAACCAGATAGCGTCCTCACCTCCTAAAGCCTCAGCCTCCTTTGAGTTGTTGTCAAATGACGACTTGGAAAATGACAATGACCGTATCGGGGATTTGGAGGATCAAAATCAGAACAAACcagccaaaaaaaagaaagctccTATCAAATC GAAGTCCAGAGGTGCTTCAAGTCTATGTTGTTTGTT TAACACTTTCAGGGTGAAGAAATCACCAAAGAAATCACAGTTGTCCGACAGCTCACTG GATGCCGATGATCCTGCCTCCATTCAACCACAGGACGACCACGCAACGGATGAGGAAAAGTTGGCCTCTTCCACCACTCACAAGTGGGGAGGCTTGCATGATGTGGATGCAGAACTGAACTCTGACCAACAAGATTTCCCTCAGCCGTCAGATCTGACATCATTTGTTAATGAAAGAAGTCTTCAGTCTTCAG TGCCAGATTATGAAATAGAATACATGGAAAAGATTGGCTCTTCACCT CCGCTCTCTGTGAAGAAACCATCCTTATACCTTAAATTGGACTCGTTATCCAACAACGTACCAAAGGATACAGATGCACATGGATCTGAACCCAACTCCCCATGTACAGG GAGCTTTGAGGAAATGGAAGCTCAGATAACAGCCAGTATGAAGTCCCCAGTCCTAAGTGCCAGGCCTGGTCCTGAGGGATCTGCTGGAGATAAAGGCAGGAAAAGAGAAAGCGAAGTGCTCAGTCGAACCCAAAGCACGGAGAGGGATGAGCAG CTCAGTAGCCAAGAGATCCCTGCTTCCGTCCTGACCGCGTCACTGTTAGAAAGACTGTCTGAGTGTGACGATCCTGTGCAGTACCTGGAGCCTGACCTCGCTGAGACCAACCCTAATGTGTTCGCCCAAAAACTACAG GAGGAGCTGGTGCTTGCTGCTTTGAGGATAGAAGCTCTGCAAGTAGCCAAAAACATCTCTCAGTGCCCCTCTCTCTCCAATGTAGCCCCCCAG TCGCGCCTTAAGAAACCCAGCACACGACGGTGGAACATCAACGGTTCACCCTTACTGAAA CAGCACAGAGATGCTTCTTCAACGTCAGAGATTTCGCTCTCCAAGAACTCGCTGTATGTCCGGACCGGTCCCAGCTATATTGACGGAGATAGTCCACATCTTCCTAAAGACCTTGACCACTCGTTGGAAATCGCCAAAGAGGAG ATTCTGACAAAAGAAAGGGAGGTGCTGGAGTGGCAGAGGAAATATGAAGACAGCCGACAGGAAGTTCAAGAAATGAG GAGAATCGTTTCTGAGTATGAGAAGACTATTGCGCAGATGATAG AAGATGACCAGAAAGAGAAGTCTCTTTCCCACCACACCATTCAACAGCTGATTGTGGAAAAGGACCAGGCCTTAGCCGACCTCAATTCTGTGGAAAAGTCACTGGCCGACCTCTTTCGACGCTACCAGAAGATGAAAGATGTGCTTGAGGGCTTCCGCAAG AATGAAGAGGTTTTGAAGAAATGCGCTCAAGAATATCTGTCTCGGGTCCGTAAAGAGGAACAGCGATACCAAGCTTTGAAAATTCATGCAGAGGAGAAGCTAGACAA GGCTAATTCGGAAATAGCTCAGGTGAGGGTCAAGTCCAAGCAGGAGCAGGCAGCCCACCAAGCCAGTCTGAGGAAGGAGCAGATGAAAGTGGATTCTCTGGAGCGCACTTTGGAACAAAAG AACAAAGAGATCGAGGAGTTAACGAAGATCTGCGATGAGTTAATAGCCAAAATGGGCAGGTGTTAG
- the ly6pge gene encoding lymphocyte antigen 6 family member pge, whose product MRALRYSLLILLCEVLLISNGKALQCYTCMGSNNEDCNRQGSRTCPSFSDACAVVVGHNSGVMKSCSYKSFCSQANSQSSKTPGVSVHCCYSSDCNITNTADRPRTLSYILLTFTLSYHSFFR is encoded by the exons ATGAGAGCGTTACGATACAGTTTGCTGATCCTGCTTTGTGAAGTTTTGCTCATATCAAATG GTAAAGCCCTACAATGTTACACATGTATGGGCTCCAACAATGAAGATTGCAACCGTCAAGGTTCAAGAACATGTCCCAGCTTCTCTGATGCTTGTGCTGTTGTTGTGGGACATAACA GTGGAGTTATGAAATCCTGCTCCTACAAGTCCTTTTGCAGCCAGGCTAACAGTCAGAGCAGCAAGACGCCGGGTGTGAGCGTTCACTGCTGCTACAGCAGCGACTGCAATATCACAAACACAGCTGACCGACCGCGTACACTCAGCTATATATTATTGACTTTTACGTTGTCGTACCACAGTTTTTTCAGGTAG